In Mycobacterium tuberculosis H37Rv, a single window of DNA contains:
- a CDS encoding integral membrane protein: MSGATVGAREITIRGVVLGALITLVFTAANVYLGLRVGLTFATSIPAAVISMGVLRLFANHSVVENNIVQTIASAAGTLSSIIFVLPALLMIGWWSGFPYWTTAAVCALGGILGVMYSIPLRRALVTGSDLPYPEGVAGAEVLKIGDSAREMEHNRRGIGVIALGAAAAAGYALLASLRVINNSLSATFRVGSGATMIGASLSLALIGVGHLVGVTVGVAMIVGLAIAFGVMLPIRTAGQLPPDGDYAVAVARIFSTDVRFIGAGAIAVAAAWTFLKILGPILRGIADAAVSARTRRRGQAVGQTERDIPIHIVAMVVLLSLIPIGWLLADFTDGTPLDDRRPGAIAAGVLLVLVIGLMVAAVCGYMAGLIGSSNSPISGVGILVVVLAGLLIKTAYGPATGSQIPALVAYTVFTAALVFGVATISNDNLQDLKTGQLVGATPWKQQVALIIGVLVGSVVMAPILQLMQAGFGFQGAPGATANALAAPQAALMSALAKGVFGGSLNWSLVGVGALTGVIAVALDETLAKTTTNLRLPPLAVGMGMYLSAALTLMIPIGAFLGRIYDSWARWSGDDDERKKRLGVMLATGLIVGESLYGVLFAVIVATTGKEEPLAMVGDGFRFASQPLGAIVFAGLLAWLYQRTRVTASYRLAAPAGSSKPLPDLPG; encoded by the coding sequence ATGTCCGGTGCCACGGTGGGTGCGCGCGAAATCACCATCCGCGGAGTCGTCCTGGGCGCATTGATTACCTTGGTGTTCACCGCGGCCAACGTGTACCTGGGGCTAAGGGTTGGATTGACATTCGCCACTTCCATACCGGCCGCGGTGATCTCGATGGGCGTGCTGCGGTTGTTCGCCAACCACTCAGTGGTGGAGAACAATATTGTTCAGACGATCGCGTCGGCGGCCGGCACGCTGTCGTCGATCATCTTCGTGTTACCGGCACTGCTCATGATCGGCTGGTGGAGCGGGTTTCCGTACTGGACAACGGCGGCGGTGTGTGCACTGGGCGGGATCCTTGGCGTCATGTACTCAATTCCGTTGCGCCGCGCACTCGTCACCGGATCAGACCTGCCGTACCCAGAAGGCGTTGCCGGAGCCGAGGTTCTCAAGATCGGTGACTCCGCACGGGAGATGGAGCACAACCGTAGGGGAATTGGGGTAATCGCCCTGGGCGCGGCAGCGGCGGCGGGATATGCACTGCTGGCATCCCTGCGGGTGATCAACAACTCACTGTCGGCCACCTTCCGAGTAGGTTCCGGTGCGACGATGATCGGTGCCAGCTTGTCGCTGGCGTTGATCGGCGTCGGTCATCTTGTTGGCGTCACCGTCGGTGTCGCAATGATCGTCGGATTGGCTATCGCCTTTGGGGTAATGCTGCCAATACGGACAGCCGGCCAACTGCCGCCGGACGGGGACTACGCCGTCGCCGTCGCCAGAATTTTCTCGACGGACGTGCGGTTCATCGGGGCGGGCGCCATTGCGGTGGCGGCCGCCTGGACGTTCTTGAAGATCCTGGGGCCGATTCTGCGTGGCATCGCCGACGCCGCGGTCTCAGCTCGAACCCGACGCCGAGGGCAAGCGGTTGGCCAGACCGAGCGCGACATCCCGATCCACATCGTGGCCATGGTGGTTCTTCTCTCGCTGATCCCAATCGGATGGCTGCTCGCGGACTTTACCGACGGGACACCGCTCGATGACCGCAGGCCCGGCGCCATCGCCGCCGGGGTACTGCTCGTCTTGGTCATCGGGTTGATGGTCGCTGCGGTCTGCGGTTACATGGCCGGGTTGATCGGCTCGTCGAACAGCCCGATCTCGGGCGTGGGCATTCTGGTGGTGGTGCTGGCCGGTCTGCTGATCAAGACTGCGTATGGTCCGGCCACCGGCTCGCAGATTCCGGCCCTGGTGGCCTACACCGTGTTTACCGCTGCATTGGTCTTCGGCGTGGCGACTATTTCCAACGACAATCTGCAGGACCTCAAAACCGGCCAACTCGTCGGCGCTACCCCATGGAAGCAGCAGGTTGCACTGATCATCGGCGTGCTCGTCGGGTCGGTGGTGATGGCGCCGATCCTGCAGCTGATGCAGGCTGGATTCGGGTTCCAGGGGGCGCCGGGCGCAACGGCCAACGCATTGGCCGCCCCGCAAGCCGCGCTCATGTCCGCGCTGGCCAAGGGAGTATTTGGTGGCTCGCTGAACTGGTCGCTGGTCGGTGTAGGGGCCTTGACCGGCGTGATAGCGGTCGCGCTCGACGAGACACTGGCCAAGACGACAACCAACCTTCGGCTGCCGCCACTAGCGGTGGGTATGGGTATGTACCTGTCGGCCGCACTGACGCTGATGATCCCGATCGGCGCATTCCTCGGGCGGATCTATGACTCCTGGGCGCGGTGGTCTGGGGATGACGACGAGCGCAAGAAACGGTTGGGCGTCATGCTCGCGACGGGCCTGATTGTGGGCGAAAGCCTATACGGGGTGCTCTTTGCCGTCATCGTCGCGACAACTGGCAAAGAGGAGCCGCTGGCCATGGTCGGCGACGGATTCAGGTTTGCCTCCCAGCCGCTGGGAGCCATCGTCTTTGCCGGCCTCCTCGCTTGGCTCTACCAGCGCACCCGGGTCACAGCGTCGTACCGGCTGGCAGCGCCGGCCGGCAGCTCCAAGCCACTGCCCGATTTGCCTGGGTAA
- the aprA gene encoding acid and phagosome regulated protein AprA (restricted to M. tuberculosis complex. Note completely overlapped by sRNA mcr7.), with protein sequence MTMTASVAKVTAARPEPSAAWAEARRRVRQRREDMLRHPAFLSKQLPAEPADDDGVAAVYDIAIARRRRPA encoded by the coding sequence TTGACCATGACAGCGAGTGTGGCCAAGGTGACAGCTGCACGCCCGGAGCCAAGCGCGGCGTGGGCTGAAGCCCGGCGGCGGGTACGCCAACGCCGCGAGGACATGCTGCGCCATCCTGCATTTCTGTCCAAGCAGCTCCCTGCCGAACCAGCAGACGACGACGGCGTCGCGGCCGTCTACGACATCGCGATTGCGCGTCGGCGCCGACCTGCTTGA
- the aprB gene encoding acid and phagosome regulated protein AprB (restricted to M. tuberculosis complex.), translated as MPGLVPAMPLDALRPARQPTSGLGECATMRRPEAGNEKVAVIWESLDVVPPESL; from the coding sequence GTGCCTGGGCTGGTGCCCGCGATGCCCTTGGACGCGCTCCGGCCGGCGAGACAGCCGACGAGTGGCTTGGGCGAATGCGCCACGATGCGTCGGCCAGAGGCGGGTAACGAGAAGGTGGCGGTGATCTGGGAAAGCCTGGATGTCGTTCCCCCCGAGTCGCTATAG
- the PE_PGRS41 gene encoding acid and phagosome regulated protein AprC (member of the Mycobacterium tuberculosis PE family, PGRS subfamily of gly-rich proteins, restricted to M. tuberculosis complex), whose translation MSFLIASPEALAATATYLTGIGSAISAANAVAAAPTTEILAAGTDEVSTAISALFGAHAQAYQALSAHVAAFHDQFVHTLTAGAGSYMAAEAAAASPLQALQLELLNAINAPTLALLGRPLIGDGTDAAPGSGGAGGAGGILIGNGGTGGASDLAGTGRGGVGGAGGAGGLFGIGGAGGGCGSAVAIGGDGGAGGAGGVFSGGGAGGAGDAIGGSGGAGGTGGLLGGGGGAGGAGGAGGNGGGASNSASIGGDGGSGGAGGMLYGAGGVGGNGGAAVAIGGDGGAGGRAGAIGNGGDGGNGGTSNTPGGSGGDGGNGGNAGLIGNGGNGGNAEIVISGGSVAGTGGNGGLLLGFNGTNGLP comes from the coding sequence ATGTCGTTCCTGATTGCTTCGCCGGAGGCGCTAGCGGCGACAGCCACATATTTGACAGGTATCGGTTCGGCAATCAGCGCGGCGAACGCGGTCGCGGCCGCCCCGACAACAGAGATCCTGGCGGCGGGGACCGACGAGGTGTCCACCGCCATCTCAGCGCTGTTCGGCGCTCATGCCCAGGCATATCAGGCGCTCAGCGCCCACGTGGCGGCATTTCACGACCAGTTCGTGCATACCTTGACCGCCGGTGCCGGCTCATACATGGCCGCCGAGGCCGCCGCCGCCTCGCCTCTGCAGGCTTTGCAGCTGGAGCTGCTCAACGCCATCAATGCACCCACCCTGGCGCTGTTGGGACGCCCGTTGATCGGCGACGGCACCGATGCGGCGCCGGGGAGCGGGGGGGCCGGCGGGGCCGGCGGCATCTTGATCGGCAACGGCGGGACCGGCGGCGCCAGCGACTTAGCCGGGACCGGCCGCGGCGGGGTCGGCGGGGCGGGCGGCGCCGGCGGGCTCTTCGGCATCGGCGGCGCCGGCGGGGGCTGCGGGTCCGCGGTGGCGATCGGGGGTGACGGCGGGGCTGGTGGCGCCGGCGGCGTGTTCAGCGGCGGCGGCGCCGGCGGGGCCGGCGACGCCATCGGGGGTAGCGGCGGCGCGGGCGGCACCGGTGGGCTGTTGGGTGGTGGCGGCGGCGCGGGCGGCGCCGGCGGCGCCGGCGGCAATGGCGGGGGCGCCAGCAACAGCGCAAGTATCGGGGGTGACGGTGGGTCCGGCGGCGCGGGCGGCATGCTCTACGGTGCCGGCGGCGTCGGCGGCAACGGCGGGGCCGCGGTCGCTATCGGGGGTGACGGCGGGGCCGGCGGCAGGGCCGGAGCGATCGGCAACGGCGGTGACGGCGGCAACGGCGGGACTTCCAACACCCCCGGCGGTAGCGGCGGCGACGGCGGCAATGGCGGGAACGCCGGACTGATCGGCAACGGCGGTAACGGCGGCAACGCCGAGATTGTCATCTCCGGCGGTAGCGTCGCCGGCACCGGTGGCAACGGCGGGTTGCTGTTGGGCTTCAACGGCACGAACGGGCTGCCGTAG